A section of the Meles meles chromosome 8, mMelMel3.1 paternal haplotype, whole genome shotgun sequence genome encodes:
- the THYN1 gene encoding thymocyte nuclear protein 1 isoform X1 — MPKPRKRLGRAAGPDNKGPAGKRTKTKNPAGALAAKGNSSPEKASASKNCGKNLSSYWLMKSEPESRLEKGVDVKFSIEDLKAEPKQTACWDGVRNYQARNFLRAMKLEQEAFFYHSNCKEPGIAGLVKIVKEAYPDHTQFEKNSPYYDPSSKEDNPKWSMVDVQFVRMMKRYITLAELKTHYRAHKTTGGPLKDMALFTRQRLSVQPLTPEEFYFILSLEEKEPS; from the exons ATGCCGAAACCCCGGAAGAGGCTCGGCAGGGCTGCGGGGCCAG ACAATAAGGGGCCAGCAGGAAAACGTACCAAGACTAAGAACCCAGCAGGGGCATTAGCTGCAAAGGGTAACTCCAGCCCTGAGAAGGCTTCAGCCTCTAAAAACTGTGGGAAGAATCTAAGCAGTTACTGGCTGATGAAGTCCGAGCCAGAAAGCCGACTAGAGAAAGGTGTTGATGTGAAG TTCAGCATTGAGGATCTTAAAGCAGAGCCCAAGCAGACAGCATGCTGGGATGGTGTTCGCAACTACCAG GCCCGGAACTTCCTTCGAGCCATGAAGCTGGAGCAAGAAGCCTTTTTCTACCATAGCAACTGCAAAGAGCCAGGCATCGCAGGACTTGTGAAG aTTGTGAAGGAGGCTTACCCAGACCACACACAGTTTGAGAAAAACAGTCCCTATTATGACCCATCCAGCAAAGAAGACAACCCTAAATGGTCCATG GTGGATGTACAGTTTGTTCGGATGATGAAGCGTTACATTACCCTGGCTGAGCTCAAAACCCATTACCGAGCTCACAAAACCACTGGAGGCCCCTTAAAAGATATGGCTCTTTTCACTCGCCAGAGACTCTCAGTTCAACCCCTGACCCCAG aggagttttattttattttgagccTGGAGGAAAAGGAGCCAAGTTAA
- the THYN1 gene encoding thymocyte nuclear protein 1 isoform X2 — protein MPKPRKRLGRAAGPDNKGPAGKRTKTKNPAGALAAKGNSSPEKASASKNCGKNLSSYWLMKSEPESRLEKGVDVKARNFLRAMKLEQEAFFYHSNCKEPGIAGLVKIVKEAYPDHTQFEKNSPYYDPSSKEDNPKWSMVDVQFVRMMKRYITLAELKTHYRAHKTTGGPLKDMALFTRQRLSVQPLTPEEFYFILSLEEKEPS, from the exons ATGCCGAAACCCCGGAAGAGGCTCGGCAGGGCTGCGGGGCCAG ACAATAAGGGGCCAGCAGGAAAACGTACCAAGACTAAGAACCCAGCAGGGGCATTAGCTGCAAAGGGTAACTCCAGCCCTGAGAAGGCTTCAGCCTCTAAAAACTGTGGGAAGAATCTAAGCAGTTACTGGCTGATGAAGTCCGAGCCAGAAAGCCGACTAGAGAAAGGTGTTGATGTGAAG GCCCGGAACTTCCTTCGAGCCATGAAGCTGGAGCAAGAAGCCTTTTTCTACCATAGCAACTGCAAAGAGCCAGGCATCGCAGGACTTGTGAAG aTTGTGAAGGAGGCTTACCCAGACCACACACAGTTTGAGAAAAACAGTCCCTATTATGACCCATCCAGCAAAGAAGACAACCCTAAATGGTCCATG GTGGATGTACAGTTTGTTCGGATGATGAAGCGTTACATTACCCTGGCTGAGCTCAAAACCCATTACCGAGCTCACAAAACCACTGGAGGCCCCTTAAAAGATATGGCTCTTTTCACTCGCCAGAGACTCTCAGTTCAACCCCTGACCCCAG aggagttttattttattttgagccTGGAGGAAAAGGAGCCAAGTTAA